The following are encoded in a window of Ricinus communis isolate WT05 ecotype wild-type chromosome 4, ASM1957865v1, whole genome shotgun sequence genomic DNA:
- the LOC8275104 gene encoding LEAF RUST 10 DISEASE-RESISTANCE LOCUS RECEPTOR-LIKE PROTEIN KINASE-like 2.4, translated as MRKSQESPTVSTLFLFLLLIFLFTASEVESRILQDICSSSCGYIKISYPFRLNNDPATCGDPGYEISCNDNKPILEFHSGKYYVNQISYDKHIIRLVDVNLANGSCNLPYISVSVDEVRGDSRYRGLVSSTFTSFFRCSSEINDQAYRDVPCFSGNGSHVYVSYSTYVISDLQGSCSFISRVPTIYQNVLYPSYQSILQLMALGFDLEWSVECRDCIADGGICSLSSVGTPNVYECYYSGIYIPAAVSLIFAAIWDILLAINLIARFVVAPIVIVGFLIHKYRTQKKTEESKENLLPNEPSMMPRRYSYSDIIAITNNFKDKIGKGGFGTVYKGQLPDGFLVAVKMLGDSKFSDKDFIDEVSTIGKIHHANVVQLVGFCSEGSYHALLFEYIACGSLDKHIFSREAEFQPFSWEKLLQIAIGTARGIEHLHVGCDVCILHFDIKPHNVLLHHNFIPKVSDFGLAKFYPKENDFVSVSTARGTIGYIAPELISKNLGSVSCKSDVYSYGILLLEMVGGRRNINPNGNSSGKVHFASWVYDHLNEGGDLELESVNEAEAAIAKKLCIVGLWCINKNSSDRPSMTKVVEMLEGKIDDLQLPPSPLSFPDHVAAEGPQSDSSTELLISETVEKSS; from the exons ATGAGAAAGAGCCAAGAATCGCCCACAGTCTCAActctttttctgtttcttctactaatctttcttttcacAGCAAGTGAAGTTGAATCAAGAATCCTCCAAGATATTTGCTCTTCTTCATGTGGATACATCAAAATCAGTTACCCATTTCGCCTAAACAATGATCCAGCAACATGTGGAGATCCTGGCTATGAGATTTCTTGCAACGACAACAAGCCCATTCTAGAATTCCACTCGGGGAAGTATTACGTGAATCAAATATCTTATGATAAGCATATAATCCGTTTAGTTGATGTTAATTTAGCCAATGGAAGCTGCAATCTTCCGTACATTTCAGTGTCAGTTGATGAAGTGAGAGGTGATAGTCGTTATAGAGGATTGGTTTCAAGTACGTTTACAAGTTTTTTTAGGTGCTCAAGTGAGATCAATGATCAAGCTTATAGAGACGTTCCTTGTTTCAGTGGAAATGGGTCTCATGTTTATGTTAGTTATAGTACTTATGTGATATCCGATCTTCAAGgttcttgttcttttatatCAAGGGTTCCCACTATTTACCAGAATGTTCTGTACCCTTCTTATCAGAGTATCTTGCAATTAATGGCTTTAGGGTTTGATCTTGAATGGTCTGTTGAGTGCCGGGATTGCATTGCTGATGGTGGTATTTGCTCTTTGAGCTCAGTGGGTACACCTAATGTCTATGAATGCTATTATTCAG GCATTTATATACCAGCTGCAGTTTCGCTTATCTTTGCTGCTATTTGGGACATTCTGTTAG caataaatttaattgcaagattTGTGGTTGCTCCAATAGTTATAGTCGGCTTCCTAATTCACAAATAtagaacacaaaagaagaCAGAAGAGAGCAAGGAGAATCTCTTACCCAATGAACCATCCATGATGCCCAGAAGGTACTCCTACTCTGATATTATTGCAATCACTAACAATTTCAAAGATAAAATAGGCAAAGGTGGTTTTGGGACGGTGTATAAAGGACAACTTCCAGATGGTTTTTTAGTCGCTGTTAAAATGCTTGGTGACTCCAAGTTCAGTGATAAGGACTTTATCGATGAAGTCTCTACAATTGGTAAAATTCATCATGCCAATGTAGTACAGTTAGTGGGTTTCTGTTCTGAGGGGTCTTATCATGCTCTTTTGTTTGAGTATATTGCTTGTGGATCTCTTGATAAGCACATATTTTCAAGAGAAGCAGAATTCCAGCCATTCAGTTGGGAGAAACTCCTTCAGATTGCTATAGGAACAGCTCGAGGGATTGAGCATCTACATGTGGGATGTGATGTATGCATTCTTCATTTCGATATCAAGCCTCACAATGTCCTGCTACATCATAATTTCATCCCAAAAGTGTCAGATTTTGGTCTTGCAAAGTTTTACCCCAAGGAAAATGACTTTGTGTCTGTTAGTACTGCAAGAGGAACTATAGGGTACATTGCTCCTGAATTGATTTCAAAGAACCTTGGTTCTGTTTCTTGCAAATCAGATGTCTATAGTTATGGGATATTGTTATTAGAAATGGTCggaggaagaagaaacatTAATCCAAATGGGAATTCTTCAGGCAAAGTACATTTTGCTTCATGGGTTTATGACCATCTAAATGAGGGAGGAGATTTAGAGCTTGAGAGTGTTAATGAAGCTGAAGCCGCAATagcaaaaaaattatgtatagtTGGGTTGTGGTGCATTAACAAGAATTCATCAGACCGTCCATCAATGACGAAGGTGGTGGAAATGTTAGAAGGGAAGATTGATGATTTGCAGTTGCCTCCTAGTCCTTTGTCTTTCCCTGATCACGTTGCTGCCGAAGGGCCACAATCAGATTCTTCAACCGAGTTGCTAATATCTGAGACAGTGGAGAAAAGCTCTTAG